In Balaenoptera musculus isolate JJ_BM4_2016_0621 chromosome 17, mBalMus1.pri.v3, whole genome shotgun sequence, a genomic segment contains:
- the LOC118883638 gene encoding 60S ribosomal protein L27a-like — translation MHCHRINFDKYHPGYLGKIGMRHYHLKRNQNFCPTANLDKLWTLVSEKTWVNAAKNKTGAAPIIYMVLTGYYKVLGKGKLPKQPVIVKPKLFSRRAEEKIKDVGGACVLVA, via the coding sequence ATGCATTGCCACAGGATCAACTTTGACAAATACCATCCAGGCTACCTTGGGAAAATTGGTATGAGGCATTACCACTTAAAGAGGAACCAGAACTTCTGCCCAACTGCCAACCTTGATAAATTATGGACCTTGGTCAGTGAGAAGACTTGGGTAAATGCTGCGAAGAACAAGACTGGAGCTGCTCCTATCATTTATATGGTGCTAACGGGCTACTACAAAgttctggggaaggggaagctccCAAAGCAGCCTGTCATCGTGAAGCCCAAATTATTCAGCAGAAGAGCTGAGGAGAAGATTAAGGATGTGGGTGGGGCTTGTGTCCTGGTAGCTTGA